A genome region from bacterium includes the following:
- a CDS encoding nucleotide sugar dehydrogenase, protein MKVAVIGAGRVGVISALVLVELGHELTLVDVDSDRVARLRAGAMPFFEPGADAALRAAARSGRWMVTGREEDTADADVVLIAVPTPSGADGHYDLAALQAAVNGLRRVAARAGAALRWRAIFLRSTVLPGTTQRLLADAPCPVGFLPEFLREGSALSDARQPDRIVVGADDPAAAALARALFAGLATTFFDTGIRTAELIKTANNALLSTCVSFANELTRLAARIEGVEAMDVFDALHLDRRLSAPSRAGIADYLLPGPGFGGSCLAKDLAALTAFARGEQLATPMLDAALHINRSQPAWFVARIDRALGGLSGRSVLVLGLAFKPETDDMRDSIALPILRELAARGAAVRAHDPAVDDGASRARLAELGVADLVDGAFEAAFDAADAVVLVTPWPRYLEALPALLARRATPLLFADARGALRAATRAPSVTYLGVGTHLPEPEA, encoded by the coding sequence ATGAAGGTCGCCGTCATCGGCGCCGGCCGGGTCGGCGTGATCAGCGCGCTGGTGCTGGTCGAGCTCGGCCACGAGCTGACGCTGGTCGACGTCGATTCCGACCGCGTCGCCCGGCTGCGGGCGGGTGCCATGCCGTTCTTCGAGCCCGGCGCCGACGCGGCCCTGCGGGCCGCCGCGCGCAGCGGCCGCTGGATGGTGACCGGGCGCGAGGAGGACACGGCCGACGCCGACGTCGTCCTGATCGCCGTGCCGACGCCCTCCGGCGCCGACGGCCACTACGACCTGGCGGCGCTGCAAGCGGCGGTGAACGGCCTGCGCCGCGTCGCCGCGCGCGCCGGCGCCGCCCTGCGCTGGCGCGCGATCTTCCTGCGCAGCACCGTGCTGCCCGGCACCACCCAGCGCCTGCTCGCCGACGCCCCCTGCCCGGTCGGCTTCCTGCCCGAGTTCCTGCGCGAGGGCAGCGCCCTGAGCGACGCCCGGCAGCCGGATCGCATCGTCGTCGGCGCCGACGACCCCGCCGCCGCGGCGCTGGCGCGGGCGCTGTTCGCGGGACTGGCGACCACCTTCTTCGATACCGGCATCCGCACCGCCGAGCTGATCAAGACCGCCAACAACGCGCTGCTCAGCACCTGCGTCTCGTTCGCCAACGAGCTGACGCGGCTGGCGGCGCGCATCGAGGGCGTCGAGGCGATGGACGTCTTCGATGCCCTGCACCTCGACCGCCGGCTGAGCGCCCCGTCGCGGGCGGGCATCGCGGACTACCTGCTCCCCGGCCCCGGCTTCGGCGGCAGTTGTCTGGCGAAGGATCTCGCCGCGCTCACCGCCTTCGCCCGCGGCGAGCAGCTCGCGACGCCGATGCTCGACGCGGCCCTGCACATCAACCGGAGCCAACCCGCGTGGTTCGTCGCCCGCATCGACCGGGCGCTCGGTGGTCTCAGCGGCCGCTCCGTCCTGGTGCTCGGGCTCGCCTTCAAGCCGGAGACGGACGACATGCGCGATTCGATCGCGCTGCCCATCCTGCGCGAGCTGGCGGCGCGCGGCGCCGCGGTGCGCGCCCACGACCCGGCGGTGGACGACGGGGCGAGCCGGGCGCGGCTCGCCGAGCTCGGGGTCGCGGACCTGGTCGACGGCGCGTTCGAGGCGGCGTTCGACGCCGCCGACGCGGTGGTCCTGGTGACGCCGTGGCCGCGCTACCTGGAGGCGCTGCCGGCGCTGCTCGCCCGGCGGGCGACGCCGCTGCTGTTCGCGGACGCGCGCGGGGCGCTCCGCGCCGCGACGCGGGCGCCGTCGGTGACCTATCTCGGGGTCGGGACGCACCTTCCCGAGCCGGAGGCGTAG
- a CDS encoding class I SAM-dependent methyltransferase, protein MNAAAELGADRCRACLGGRMIDFLDLGLQPIANRYVAADERDQPEPAFPLRAHVCLDCALIQVPNRVPAEFFRHYLYTPAAADGLRRHFAALADRLVDGARLPADGYLVDIGCNEGVLLAACAARGLRVLGIDPARNLIARARAAGLEVVGEYFDGALARALRARRGPAAAITTTNTFNHIDDLHGFVGGVRELLAADGVFIVEVPHAADLIAHNEFDTIYHEHLSEFSVRAIVELYRACGLQVFDVEALPVHGGSLRVWGQHAAGPRPTTAAVARALADEERRGLFAAATYAAFRQRVEALREALRERIASVRADGGRVAAYGAPAKGMTLLAYCGLGATDIAYVADRNPLKQGRFTPGTGIPIVPAERIADDPPDVLLVLAWNFLDEILAQQAAFRRRGGRFLVPIPTPRFVEPPPLERARA, encoded by the coding sequence GTGAACGCCGCCGCGGAGCTCGGGGCCGACCGCTGTCGCGCCTGCCTGGGCGGGCGGATGATCGACTTCCTCGATCTCGGCCTGCAGCCGATCGCCAACCGCTACGTCGCCGCCGACGAGCGCGACCAGCCGGAGCCGGCGTTCCCGCTGCGCGCCCACGTCTGCCTCGACTGCGCCCTGATCCAGGTGCCGAACCGCGTGCCGGCGGAGTTCTTCCGCCACTACCTGTACACGCCGGCGGCGGCCGACGGCCTGCGCCGGCATTTCGCCGCGCTCGCCGATCGGCTGGTCGACGGGGCGCGGCTGCCGGCCGACGGCTACCTGGTCGACATCGGCTGCAACGAGGGCGTGCTGCTGGCCGCGTGCGCGGCGCGCGGGCTGCGCGTGCTCGGCATCGACCCGGCGCGCAACCTCATCGCGCGGGCGCGCGCCGCCGGGCTCGAGGTCGTCGGCGAGTATTTCGACGGCGCGCTGGCGCGGGCGCTGCGGGCGCGGCGCGGTCCCGCCGCGGCGATCACCACCACCAACACCTTCAACCACATCGACGACCTGCACGGCTTCGTGGGCGGCGTGCGCGAGCTGCTCGCCGCCGACGGCGTGTTCATCGTCGAGGTGCCGCACGCCGCCGACCTGATCGCGCACAACGAGTTCGACACCATCTACCACGAGCACCTCTCGGAATTCAGCGTGCGCGCGATCGTCGAGCTGTACCGCGCCTGCGGTCTGCAGGTGTTCGACGTCGAGGCGCTGCCCGTCCACGGCGGCTCGCTGCGCGTCTGGGGACAGCACGCCGCCGGCCCGCGGCCGACGACCGCCGCCGTGGCGCGGGCGCTGGCGGACGAGGAGCGCCGCGGTCTGTTCGCGGCCGCCACCTACGCCGCCTTCCGCCAGCGCGTGGAGGCGCTGCGCGAGGCGCTGCGGGAGCGGATCGCGTCGGTGCGGGCGGACGGCGGGCGGGTCGCCGCCTACGGCGCGCCGGCCAAGGGCATGACCCTGCTCGCCTACTGCGGGCTCGGCGCCACCGACATCGCGTACGTGGCCGATCGCAACCCCCTCAAGCAGGGCCGCTTCACGCCTGGCACGGGAATCCCCATCGTGCCGGCGGAGCGCATCGCCGACGATCCGCCCGACGTGCTGCTGGTGCTCGCCTGGAACTTTCTCGACGAGATCCTGGCGCAGCAGGCGGCGTTCCGCCGCCGCGGCGGCCGCTTCCTGGTCCCCATTCCGACCCCGCGCTTCGTCGAGCCGCCGCCGCTGGAGCGGGCGCGCGCATGA
- the rfbH gene encoding lipopolysaccharide biosynthesis protein RfbH → MTTPRSRSAVLRDEIIERVRALYALEHAPAPFVPGETHIPYSGRVFDGSEIETLVRSALDAWITAGPYAAEFERALAAYTGARGAVFVNSGSSANLLALAACTSPRLERPLRPGDEVITPAAGFPTTVNPIAQLGCVPVFVDVELGTYNPDPERIARAIGPRTRAIMTAHMLGNPFDAVAYRALADRHGLFLIEDTCDGLGATLDGRMAGTFGDFGTLSFYPAHQMTTGEGGAVLCHDPARQRIVESFRDWGRDCWCEPGKDDTCGKRFAWQLGRLPAGYDHKYIYSHLGYNLKATDLQAAIGLAQLRRVPSFVARRRRNFDGLLAALEPFADVLVLPRHESRAAPSWFAFPITVRPEAPFTKNDFVAFLEGRRIATRSLFAGNLLHQPAWDDRPHRVAGSLANSDVIATATFLIGVYPGIDDERLAYMQQALREFLGGRRRG, encoded by the coding sequence ATGACCACCCCGCGCTCCCGCAGCGCCGTCCTGCGCGACGAGATCATCGAGCGCGTCCGCGCCCTCTACGCGCTCGAGCACGCCCCCGCCCCGTTCGTCCCCGGCGAGACCCACATCCCGTACTCCGGCCGGGTCTTCGACGGCTCCGAGATCGAGACGCTGGTGCGCAGCGCGCTCGACGCCTGGATCACCGCCGGCCCCTACGCGGCGGAATTCGAACGCGCGTTGGCCGCCTACACCGGGGCGCGCGGCGCGGTGTTCGTCAACTCGGGCTCCTCGGCCAACCTGCTGGCGCTCGCGGCGTGCACGTCGCCCAGGCTCGAGCGGCCGCTGCGGCCGGGCGACGAGGTGATCACGCCGGCGGCGGGCTTCCCCACCACCGTCAACCCGATCGCCCAGCTCGGCTGCGTTCCGGTGTTCGTCGACGTCGAGCTCGGCACCTACAACCCCGACCCCGAACGCATCGCGCGCGCCATCGGCCCGCGCACCCGCGCCATCATGACGGCGCACATGCTGGGCAATCCCTTCGACGCCGTGGCCTACAGGGCGCTCGCCGACCGGCACGGCCTCTTCCTGATCGAGGACACCTGCGACGGGCTCGGCGCGACCCTCGACGGACGCATGGCGGGGACGTTCGGCGACTTCGGCACGCTCTCGTTCTACCCGGCGCACCAGATGACCACCGGCGAGGGCGGCGCCGTGCTGTGCCACGACCCGGCGCGCCAGCGGATCGTCGAGTCGTTCCGCGACTGGGGCCGCGACTGCTGGTGCGAACCGGGCAAGGACGACACCTGCGGCAAGCGCTTCGCCTGGCAGCTCGGGCGGCTGCCGGCGGGGTACGATCACAAGTACATCTACAGCCACCTCGGCTACAATCTGAAAGCGACCGACCTGCAGGCGGCGATCGGGCTGGCGCAGTTGCGGCGCGTGCCGTCGTTCGTGGCGCGGCGGCGGCGCAACTTCGACGGCCTGCTGGCGGCGCTGGAACCGTTCGCCGACGTGCTCGTGCTGCCGCGCCACGAGTCGCGCGCCGCTCCGAGCTGGTTCGCCTTCCCGATCACCGTCCGTCCCGAGGCGCCGTTCACCAAGAACGACTTCGTCGCCTTCCTCGAGGGGCGCCGCATCGCCACCCGCTCGCTCTTCGCCGGCAACCTGCTGCACCAGCCGGCCTGGGACGATCGGCCGCACCGGGTGGCCGGATCGCTCGCCAACAGCGACGTCATCGCCACCGCGACCTTCCTCATCGGCGTCTATCCGGGCATCGACGACGAGCGCCTCGCCTACATGCAGCAGGCGCTGCGCGAGTTCCTCGGCGGGCGCCGCCGCGGCTGA
- a CDS encoding NAD-dependent epimerase/dehydratase family protein: MTAGLDVIGEDVREIAARAEEDLRRMDGKRVLITGGAGFLMAYLVDVLAARADAAGGRAAPRVVVIDNFTTARRVRLAHLAAHPHVELREGDVSTLELAEPFDFIVHGASIASPVAYRRLPLRTLEVNVLGTWTLLRTLRQPLDAFILLSTSEVYGDPDPAHVPTPETYPGRVSATGPRACYDESKRVAETLAVTYHRAHGTPTRIVRPFNVYGPGLWHDDGRVVPSLLDAARRGEDLVLHSDGTPRRSFCYVTDFIVSLLRVMTRGADGEAYNVGDDREEISMRELAERIRAVTGTTGRVRLRPSSDPDYLTDAPRRRCPDLAKLRALGGSMPRVALEDGLARYARWLAACPPSPASEEA, from the coding sequence ATGACCGCCGGGCTCGACGTCATCGGCGAGGATGTGCGCGAGATCGCCGCCCGCGCCGAGGAGGACCTGCGCCGGATGGACGGCAAGCGGGTGCTGATCACCGGCGGCGCCGGGTTCCTGATGGCGTATCTCGTCGACGTCCTGGCGGCGCGCGCCGACGCGGCGGGCGGGCGCGCCGCGCCGCGCGTCGTCGTGATCGACAACTTCACCACCGCGCGCCGCGTCCGCCTCGCCCATCTCGCGGCGCATCCGCACGTCGAGCTGCGCGAGGGCGACGTGTCGACGCTGGAGCTGGCGGAGCCCTTCGACTTCATCGTGCACGGCGCCTCGATCGCCTCGCCGGTGGCCTACCGGCGGCTGCCGCTGCGCACCCTCGAGGTCAACGTGCTCGGCACCTGGACGCTGCTGCGGACGCTGCGCCAGCCGCTCGACGCCTTCATCCTGCTCAGCACCAGCGAGGTCTACGGCGATCCCGACCCGGCGCACGTGCCGACGCCGGAGACCTACCCCGGCCGGGTCTCGGCGACCGGCCCGCGCGCCTGCTACGACGAGTCGAAGCGGGTCGCCGAGACGCTGGCGGTGACCTACCACCGCGCGCACGGCACGCCGACGCGCATCGTCCGCCCGTTCAACGTCTACGGGCCGGGGCTGTGGCACGACGACGGCCGCGTCGTGCCCAGCCTGCTCGACGCGGCGCGGCGCGGCGAGGACCTCGTGCTCCATTCCGACGGCACGCCGCGCCGCAGCTTCTGCTACGTGACCGATTTCATCGTCTCGCTGTTGCGGGTGATGACCCGCGGCGCCGACGGCGAGGCGTACAACGTCGGCGACGACCGCGAGGAGATCTCGATGCGCGAGCTGGCCGAGCGGATCCGCGCCGTCACCGGCACCACCGGCCGCGTCCGCCTGCGCCCGAGCAGCGATCCGGACTACCTGACCGACGCGCCGCGGCGGCGCTGTCCCGATCTGGCGAAGCTGCGCGCGCTCGGCGGTTCGATGCCGCGCGTGGCGTTGGAGGACGGGCTGGCGCGCTACGCGCGCTGGCTGGCCGCCTGTCCACCGTCGCCGGCGAGCGAGGAGGCATGA